A single Lolium perenne isolate Kyuss_39 chromosome 6, Kyuss_2.0, whole genome shotgun sequence DNA region contains:
- the LOC139832444 gene encoding bidirectional sugar transporter SWEET6b-like produces the protein MISPDAARNVVGNVISFGLFLSPVPTFWRIIKNKDVEEFKSDPYLATLLNCMLWVFYGILCVIFGSAMYASPLTIMVRTHRSRS, from the exons ATGATTTCCCCGGACGCGGCCCGCAACGTCGTCGGCAATGTCATCTCCTTCGGCCTCTTCCTCTCCCCTGT GCCGACGTTCTGGCGGATCATAAAGAACAAGGACGTGGAGGAGTTCAAGTCGGACCCGTACCTAGCGACGCTGCTCAACTGCATGCTCTGGGTGTTCTACGGCATCCTCTGCGTCATATTCGGCTCGGCAATGTACGCCTCCCCGCTCACCATCATGGTACGTACCCATCGATCCCGCTCTTGA